One part of the Megachile rotundata isolate GNS110a chromosome 16, iyMegRotu1, whole genome shotgun sequence genome encodes these proteins:
- the LOC100877502 gene encoding NACHT domain- and WD repeat-containing protein 1 isoform X3: MGIEVLLVDMHYATNVNPDRSPYLAEYFFDEIHAAYQHSRGCFLLLLVGDEYNTGWLPTRLSEETYGILSSRCSAMEEYYEQDSNCYVLKAGRYDTVKDSWQSSEPTIRETLKKAAESVVSEKCDNEEIRNILKSTVERQLEYALTLDETGDGIIAVTRTWKGKKNPKAVSSLKSLVTSNIREDNIINVDVEQKPGGINPDNRNHKVYLAHLCRLVVNRVQTLVNASIEADPEIKSKKKMVQEIYAESLMHLALLRDVKPCGENENVERIKQLFINGKSQKHGPIMIKGGKYSGKSSLLSRIYADASSWLDCATFKVVRLCASTPRSAYSLELLRVLCQHIGFLSGILDGNLPKDASFDPLYLNNWLGQIMRKLEEEPLKEQLVIILDDLHRLHPLECDIVAALSWLPIHLPPGVHLVVTTAVPPEMLRLTPVQKERLRSSEILIELQDPTPDTHETENVFDMLEKLVGECAANRIGAILACTEYGLSETEVLEVIMPTGGDGPLFLEEGMFNFSTWYLVRRTFNEFLKVPKYPGTKIELPIAVKVRVLSGRLLFSWQYPIRDLARKRYFSNQEVLKSYHGELANLFFSEDFEDKDDKSSPEEETPKKETPFQSRPRSQDTAYNIRHVEEAWLHLLRAGDVEKLKKLAVCAFDFLLAAVQMISVSYLRCVLEHSRRYLLERDLELVYYTIRKSSDILTRDPLQLGAQLICWLRPVAEDGGDLVSRMVTAAMAWCDGYTAPLLVPLNGWLQPPLPLQIRTLSCPQGVKLVEAAPSGQHVIVVPFQGDAQLWHVMSGQLVHTFKGHSSPISCLAVTQQSQYLLTGSEDTSIIVWDMKELTLKLRIQEHIAPVLCLTSALKNSVIVSGGEDSRIIATSLLTGDVLIKVDHHRGPVNSILVDSAGEILVSGSSDCTVCLWCLVRFTLLKSIMLPSAVTMLDVSADSVFLLAACEDQKLYLRSLATGTEIHTLRGHQGEVKSICLAKDCRRAIAGGTKGKVSVFDMHSGRLTKTLPASPSADVTAVKVTDKDDFLITAAGDRVAYWSFRGEEAHAKVQKSSKQESLHPHTAPISCLDISRDGAMAVTGGVDSLVNLWQLNTHELLSTFEGHIASITCIAFSASGLFVASGSEDKTVRVWGLTLGLVVATFKHQAPVTAVTAMFDGRRIVSSDRAGAIRVWAADTGTLIQSVCGPGRCFTVSSDMRYAICGTGDNQLRIVSLGAGPEEKYLVSHSQDITCLVATPDSRQLITGSRDMSLKVWQLAGGKLSQVLVGHTDHVTCVAVSVLDKSIVVSGSKDANLIVWDIDTGSDLHTLKGHLGYIMCVKLSGDGSLAASGSEDKSLIIWDTRKGCPLSSIMLHVPVLGLEVATDLSRLSLHLLEHKCMPILCLYNTPAQYVKLPDYVAPWCDIRDLRPPGPKRPNKRLLKKEVSLDSDTWRRKYGHLTSGVLRSSVDDGLQRRFSVSASMDEISKVGLTSSPSGLGPEQAALAQSQHFDQLEALWNKQSPPARPRSHGRTLSKQSSLQATRISDSEEEGVPD; encoded by the exons ATGGGAATCGAG GTTCTTTTGGTGGATATGCACTATGCAACGAATGTGAATCCTGATAGAAGTCCATACTTAGCCGAATACTTTTTCGACGAAATACATGCTGCTTATCAACATTCGAGAGGCTGTTTTCTATTG CTGCTTGTCGGAGACGAATACAATACAGGATGGCTGCCGACGAGACTCAGCGAGGAGACTTATGGAATTCTATCTTCCCGTTGCTCCGCGATGGAGGAATATTACGAACAGGATAGTAATTGCTACGTCTTAAAGGCTGGCAG ATACGACACTGTAAAAGACAGCTGGCAAAGTTCAGAACCAACGATTCGAGAGACGCTGAAGAAAGCAGCGGAGTCCGTCGTATCCGAAAAATGTGATAACGAAgaaattcgaaatattttaaagagCACCGTGGAGAGGCAGCTCGAGTACGCCCTAA CCTTGGACGAAACAGGAGACGGAATAATAGCAGTGACACGAACGTGGAAGGGGAAGAAGAATCCGAAAGCGGTGTCGTCGTTAAAGTCCCTAGTAACCAGTAATATAAGAGAAGACAATATTATTAACGTAGACGTCGAACAAAAGCCAGGCGGTATTAACCCTGACAATAGAAACCACAAGGTGTATTTGGCTCATCTCTGTCGTTTGGTGGTGAATCGCGTGCAGACCTTGGTGAACGCTTCGATCGAAGCGGACCCTGAGATCAAAAGCAAGAAGAAAATGGTGCAGGAGATTTACGCGGAGAGTTTGATGCACCTGGCTCTCCTGAGAGACGTGAAACCTTGCGGGGAGAATGAGAACGTCGAACGAATTAAGCAACTGTTTATTAATG GAAAATCACAGAAACACGGTCCAATAATGATAAAAGGCGGCAAGTACTCCGGCAAGTCCTCTCTGCTGTCAAGAATCTACGCGGACGCCTCATCTTGGTTAGATTGCGCCACTTTCAAAGTGGTTCGCCTCTGTGCTTCCACTCCACGATCAGCGTACAGCTTGGAGTTGCTTCGAGTGCTGTGTCAACACATCGGTTTCCTTTCTGGCATATTAGACGGAAACCTCCCTAAAGATGCCTCGTTCGACCCTCTTTACCTGAACAATTGGCTGGGCCAAATTATGAGGAAGTTGGAAGAGGAGCCGCTTAAGGAGCAACTGGTGATCATACTTGATGATCTTCATCGATTGCATCCGTTGGAGTGCGACATTGTTGCTGCTCTTTCTTGGTTACCTATACATTTACCTCCAG GAGTGCATTTAGTAGTAACAACAGCGGTACCTCCAGAAATGCTGCGCCTCACCCCAGTCCAGAAAGAGAGATTGCGCAGTAGCGAGATCTTGATCGAACTACAAGACCCAACTCCAGATACCCATGAAACTGAAAATGTCTTTGACATGTTAGAAAAGCTGGTAGGAGAATGTGCAGCCAATAGAATTGGCGCGATTTTAGCTTGCACGGAGTATGGTTTGTCGGAAACAGAGGTGCTTGAGGTGATCATGCCGACTGGGGGTGATGGACCTCTGTTTCTGGAAGAAGGCATGTTTAACTTTTCTACTTGGTATCTGGTTAGGAGGACGTTCAACGAATTTCTGAAG GTACCAAAGTACCCAGGTACCAAGATTGAGTTACCTATTGCTGTTAAGGTCCGGGTGTTAAGCGGAAGACTGCTGTTCTCCTGGCAATACCCGATCCGCGACCTCGCCCGCAAGAGATACTTCTCCAACCAGGAGGTCTTGAAGAGTTACCACGGCGAGCTAGCGAATCTCTTCTTCTCGGAGGACTTCGAGGACAAGGATGACAAATCATCTCCTGAAGAGGAGACTCCGAAGAAGGAGACACCTTTCCAAAGCAGACCCAGGTCACAAGACACGGCGTACAACATTAGACACGTCGAGGAAGCGTGGTTACATTTACTGCGAGCCGGAGACGTCGAGAAGCTAAAGAAGTTAGCGGTCTGCGCCTTCGACTTCCTCCTTGCCGCCGTTCAAATGATTTCCGTCAGTTACCTACGATGCGTTCTGGAACACTCGAGGAGGTACCTGCTTGAAAGAGACTTGGAGTTGGTTTACTACACCATAAGAAAGTCCAGCGACATTTTGACGAGGGATCCTCTCCAGCTTGGAGCGCAGCTCATCTGCTGGCTGAGACCCGTTGCGGAGGACGGTGGTGATCTG GTGAGCAGAATGGTCACTGCAGCAATGGCTTGGTGCGACGGTTACACGGCCCCGTTATTAGTGCCATTAAATGGCTGGCTTCAACCACCTCTGCCTCTTCAAATTCGCACACTATCCTGTCCACAAGGAGTGAAACTCGTGGAGGCTGCTCCTTCGGGACAGCATGTCATCGTGGTTCCTTTTCAAGGCGACGCTCAACTCTGGCACGTGATGTCTGGACAATTGGTTCACACCTTCAAAG GTCATTCCAGTCCGATTTCCTGCCTAGCAGTCACCCAGCAGTCCCAGTACTTGCTGACTGGCTCTGAAGACACTTCGATCATAGTCTGGGACATGAAGGAGTTGACCTTGAAGTTGAGAATACAGGAACACATCGCACCAGTATTGTGCTTGACATCTGCCCTCAAGAATTCTGTGATTGTCAG TGGAGGCGAAGACTCCAGGATCATCGCTACGAGTCTGCTAACAGGCGACGTCCTCATCAAAGTGGACCACCACAGAGGCCCCGTGAACTCCATTCTCGTCGATTCCGCCGGGGAGATCCTCGTCTCCGGCTCCTCTGACTGCACAGTTTGCTTGTGGTGTCTGGTGAGATTCACGTTGCTGAAGAGCATCATGCTCCCCTCCGCGGTGACGATGCTCGACGTGTCGGCCGATTCAGTCTTTCTGTTGGCGGCCTGCGAGGATCAGAAACTGTACCTGAGGTCTCTGGCGACGGGGACAGAGATACACACGCTGAGGGGACATCAAGGAGAAGTGAAGAGCATCTGTCTGGCGAAGGACTGCAGAAGGGCGATCGCTGGGGGGACCAAGGGCAAAGTCTCGGTTTTTGATATGCACAGCGGGAGGCTGACGAAAACACTGCCAGCTAGTCCTTCGGCGGATGTCACTGCTGTTAAA GTGACAGACAAAGACGACTTCCTAATAACAGCAGCCGGCGACAGAGTAGCTTACTGGAGCTTCCGCGGTGAAGAAGCACACGCAAAGGTCCAAAAGTCCAGTAAGCAGGAATCCTTGCATCCACATACAGCCCCGATCTCCTGTTTGGACATATCCAGGGATGGAGCTATGGCAGTCACCGGTGGAGTCGACTCCCTAGTGAATTTGTGGCAACTGAACACTCACGAGTTACTCTCGACCTTCGAAGGTCACATCGCGAGCATCACCTGCATTGCGTTCTCAGCTTCTGGGCTATTCGTTGCTTCCG GGTCCGAGGACAAGACGGTCCGAGTCTGGGGACTGACTTTAGGACTAGTTGTGGCTACCTTCAAACACCAGGCACCGGTTACTGCAGTCACCGCCATGTTTGACGGCCGGCGGATAGTCAGTTCCGACAGGGCTGGCGCGATCCGAGTTTGGGCAGCTGATACTGGGACTCTGATTCAGTCCGTGTGTGGACCTGGACGTTGCTTCACTGTTTCTTCTGACATGAG GTACGCTATTTGTGGAACCGGAGACAATCAACTGCGGATAGTGAGCTTGGGAGCCGGCCCCGAAGAGAAGTACCTGGTCTCACATTCTCAGGACATCACATGCCTAGTGGCTACTCCCGATTCCCGTCAACTAATCACCGGCTCCAGAGACATGAGCCTGAAAGTTTGGCAACTTGCCGGTGGCAAATTATCACAG GTGCTCGTGGGACACACCGATCACGTCACCTGTGTCGCAGTATCCGTCCTAGATAAATCCATCGTGGTATCCGGCTCCAAGGACGCCAACCTCATAGTCTGGGACATCGACACCGGCTCAGACCTCCACACCCTGAAGGGCCATTTAGGGTACATCATGTGCGTGAAGCTATCCGGAGACGGCTCTCTTGCGGCTTCCGGGAGCGAGGACAAGAGTCTGATCATTTGGGACACGAGGAAAGGCTGTCCTCTCAGCAGCATCATGCTACATGTGCCTGTGCTGGGCCTCGAAGTTGCCACGGACCTTTCTAGACTCTCTTTACATCTCCTCGAACATAAATGCATGCCTATACTCTGTTTATATAATACGCCGGCTCAGTATGTTAAGTTACCTGATTATGTGGCACCCTGGTGCGATATCAGGGACCTGAGACCTCCTGGACCAAAGAGACCTAATAAGAGGCTGCTGAAGAAGGAGGTGTCTCTGGACAGCGACACGTGGCGCAGGAAATATGGACATCTTACGTCTG GAGTGTTAAGATCATCAGTGGACGACGGTTTACAACGACGTTTTAGCGTAAGTGCATCAATGGACGAGATCAGCAAAGTCGGATTAACGAGTAGTCCTTCGGGACTCGGACCGGAACAGGCCGCCCTAGCTCAGTCGCAGCATTTCGATCAGCTGGAGGCACTTTGGAACAAGCAGTCGCCTCCTGCCAGGCCTCGTTCTCACGGTAGAACACTTTCCAAGCAGAGTTCTCTGCAGGCCACGCGAATATCCGACTCGGAGGAGGAGG GTGTACCAGACTAA
- the LOC100877502 gene encoding uncharacterized protein LOC100877502 isoform X5, giving the protein MEEYYEQDSNCYVLKAGRYDTVKDSWQSSEPTIRETLKKAAESVVSEKCDNEEIRNILKSTVERQLEYALTLDETGDGIIAVTRTWKGKKNPKAVSSLKSLVTSNIREDNIINVDVEQKPGGINPDNRNHKVYLAHLCRLVVNRVQTLVNASIEADPEIKSKKKMVQEIYAESLMHLALLRDVKPCGENENVERIKQLFINGKSQKHGPIMIKGGKYSGKSSLLSRIYADASSWLDCATFKVVRLCASTPRSAYSLELLRVLCQHIGFLSGILDGNLPKDASFDPLYLNNWLGQIMRKLEEEPLKEQLVIILDDLHRLHPLECDIVAALSWLPIHLPPGVHLVVTTAVPPEMLRLTPVQKERLRSSEILIELQDPTPDTHETENVFDMLEKLVGECAANRIGAILACTEYGLSETEVLEVIMPTGGDGPLFLEEGMFNFSTWYLVRRTFNEFLKVPKYPGTKIELPIAVKVRVLSGRLLFSWQYPIRDLARKRYFSNQEVLKSYHGELANLFFSEDFEDKDDKSSPEEETPKKETPFQSRPRSQDTAYNIRHVEEAWLHLLRAGDVEKLKKLAVCAFDFLLAAVQMISVSYLRCVLEHSRRYLLERDLELVYYTIRKSSDILTRDPLQLGAQLICWLRPVAEDGGDLVSRMVTAAMAWCDGYTAPLLVPLNGWLQPPLPLQIRTLSCPQGVKLVEAAPSGQHVIVVPFQGDAQLWHVMSGQLVHTFKGHSSPISCLAVTQQSQYLLTGSEDTSIIVWDMKELTLKLRIQEHIAPVLCLTSALKNSVIVSGGEDSRIIATSLLTGDVLIKVDHHRGPVNSILVDSAGEILVSGSSDCTVCLWCLVRFTLLKSIMLPSAVTMLDVSADSVFLLAACEDQKLYLRSLATGTEIHTLRGHQGEVKSICLAKDCRRAIAGGTKGKVSVFDMHSGRLTKTLPASPSADVTAVKVTDKDDFLITAAGDRVAYWSFRGEEAHAKVQKSSKQESLHPHTAPISCLDISRDGAMAVTGGVDSLVNLWQLNTHELLSTFEGHIASITCIAFSASGLFVASGSEDKTVRVWGLTLGLVVATFKHQAPVTAVTAMFDGRRIVSSDRAGAIRVWAADTGTLIQSVCGPGRCFTVSSDMRYAICGTGDNQLRIVSLGAGPEEKYLVSHSQDITCLVATPDSRQLITGSRDMSLKVWQLAGGKLSQVLVGHTDHVTCVAVSVLDKSIVVSGSKDANLIVWDIDTGSDLHTLKGHLGYIMCVKLSGDGSLAASGSEDKSLIIWDTRKGCPLSSIMLHVPVLGLEVATDLSRLSLHLLEHKCMPILCLYNTPAQYVKLPDYVAPWCDIRDLRPPGPKRPNKRLLKKEVSLDSDTWRRKYGHLTSGVLRSSVDDGLQRRFSVSASMDEISKVGLTSSPSGLGPEQAALAQSQHFDQLEALWNKQSPPARPRSHGRTLSKQSSLQATRISDSEEEGVPD; this is encoded by the exons ATGGAGGAATATTACGAACAGGATAGTAATTGCTACGTCTTAAAGGCTGGCAG ATACGACACTGTAAAAGACAGCTGGCAAAGTTCAGAACCAACGATTCGAGAGACGCTGAAGAAAGCAGCGGAGTCCGTCGTATCCGAAAAATGTGATAACGAAgaaattcgaaatattttaaagagCACCGTGGAGAGGCAGCTCGAGTACGCCCTAA CCTTGGACGAAACAGGAGACGGAATAATAGCAGTGACACGAACGTGGAAGGGGAAGAAGAATCCGAAAGCGGTGTCGTCGTTAAAGTCCCTAGTAACCAGTAATATAAGAGAAGACAATATTATTAACGTAGACGTCGAACAAAAGCCAGGCGGTATTAACCCTGACAATAGAAACCACAAGGTGTATTTGGCTCATCTCTGTCGTTTGGTGGTGAATCGCGTGCAGACCTTGGTGAACGCTTCGATCGAAGCGGACCCTGAGATCAAAAGCAAGAAGAAAATGGTGCAGGAGATTTACGCGGAGAGTTTGATGCACCTGGCTCTCCTGAGAGACGTGAAACCTTGCGGGGAGAATGAGAACGTCGAACGAATTAAGCAACTGTTTATTAATG GAAAATCACAGAAACACGGTCCAATAATGATAAAAGGCGGCAAGTACTCCGGCAAGTCCTCTCTGCTGTCAAGAATCTACGCGGACGCCTCATCTTGGTTAGATTGCGCCACTTTCAAAGTGGTTCGCCTCTGTGCTTCCACTCCACGATCAGCGTACAGCTTGGAGTTGCTTCGAGTGCTGTGTCAACACATCGGTTTCCTTTCTGGCATATTAGACGGAAACCTCCCTAAAGATGCCTCGTTCGACCCTCTTTACCTGAACAATTGGCTGGGCCAAATTATGAGGAAGTTGGAAGAGGAGCCGCTTAAGGAGCAACTGGTGATCATACTTGATGATCTTCATCGATTGCATCCGTTGGAGTGCGACATTGTTGCTGCTCTTTCTTGGTTACCTATACATTTACCTCCAG GAGTGCATTTAGTAGTAACAACAGCGGTACCTCCAGAAATGCTGCGCCTCACCCCAGTCCAGAAAGAGAGATTGCGCAGTAGCGAGATCTTGATCGAACTACAAGACCCAACTCCAGATACCCATGAAACTGAAAATGTCTTTGACATGTTAGAAAAGCTGGTAGGAGAATGTGCAGCCAATAGAATTGGCGCGATTTTAGCTTGCACGGAGTATGGTTTGTCGGAAACAGAGGTGCTTGAGGTGATCATGCCGACTGGGGGTGATGGACCTCTGTTTCTGGAAGAAGGCATGTTTAACTTTTCTACTTGGTATCTGGTTAGGAGGACGTTCAACGAATTTCTGAAG GTACCAAAGTACCCAGGTACCAAGATTGAGTTACCTATTGCTGTTAAGGTCCGGGTGTTAAGCGGAAGACTGCTGTTCTCCTGGCAATACCCGATCCGCGACCTCGCCCGCAAGAGATACTTCTCCAACCAGGAGGTCTTGAAGAGTTACCACGGCGAGCTAGCGAATCTCTTCTTCTCGGAGGACTTCGAGGACAAGGATGACAAATCATCTCCTGAAGAGGAGACTCCGAAGAAGGAGACACCTTTCCAAAGCAGACCCAGGTCACAAGACACGGCGTACAACATTAGACACGTCGAGGAAGCGTGGTTACATTTACTGCGAGCCGGAGACGTCGAGAAGCTAAAGAAGTTAGCGGTCTGCGCCTTCGACTTCCTCCTTGCCGCCGTTCAAATGATTTCCGTCAGTTACCTACGATGCGTTCTGGAACACTCGAGGAGGTACCTGCTTGAAAGAGACTTGGAGTTGGTTTACTACACCATAAGAAAGTCCAGCGACATTTTGACGAGGGATCCTCTCCAGCTTGGAGCGCAGCTCATCTGCTGGCTGAGACCCGTTGCGGAGGACGGTGGTGATCTG GTGAGCAGAATGGTCACTGCAGCAATGGCTTGGTGCGACGGTTACACGGCCCCGTTATTAGTGCCATTAAATGGCTGGCTTCAACCACCTCTGCCTCTTCAAATTCGCACACTATCCTGTCCACAAGGAGTGAAACTCGTGGAGGCTGCTCCTTCGGGACAGCATGTCATCGTGGTTCCTTTTCAAGGCGACGCTCAACTCTGGCACGTGATGTCTGGACAATTGGTTCACACCTTCAAAG GTCATTCCAGTCCGATTTCCTGCCTAGCAGTCACCCAGCAGTCCCAGTACTTGCTGACTGGCTCTGAAGACACTTCGATCATAGTCTGGGACATGAAGGAGTTGACCTTGAAGTTGAGAATACAGGAACACATCGCACCAGTATTGTGCTTGACATCTGCCCTCAAGAATTCTGTGATTGTCAG TGGAGGCGAAGACTCCAGGATCATCGCTACGAGTCTGCTAACAGGCGACGTCCTCATCAAAGTGGACCACCACAGAGGCCCCGTGAACTCCATTCTCGTCGATTCCGCCGGGGAGATCCTCGTCTCCGGCTCCTCTGACTGCACAGTTTGCTTGTGGTGTCTGGTGAGATTCACGTTGCTGAAGAGCATCATGCTCCCCTCCGCGGTGACGATGCTCGACGTGTCGGCCGATTCAGTCTTTCTGTTGGCGGCCTGCGAGGATCAGAAACTGTACCTGAGGTCTCTGGCGACGGGGACAGAGATACACACGCTGAGGGGACATCAAGGAGAAGTGAAGAGCATCTGTCTGGCGAAGGACTGCAGAAGGGCGATCGCTGGGGGGACCAAGGGCAAAGTCTCGGTTTTTGATATGCACAGCGGGAGGCTGACGAAAACACTGCCAGCTAGTCCTTCGGCGGATGTCACTGCTGTTAAA GTGACAGACAAAGACGACTTCCTAATAACAGCAGCCGGCGACAGAGTAGCTTACTGGAGCTTCCGCGGTGAAGAAGCACACGCAAAGGTCCAAAAGTCCAGTAAGCAGGAATCCTTGCATCCACATACAGCCCCGATCTCCTGTTTGGACATATCCAGGGATGGAGCTATGGCAGTCACCGGTGGAGTCGACTCCCTAGTGAATTTGTGGCAACTGAACACTCACGAGTTACTCTCGACCTTCGAAGGTCACATCGCGAGCATCACCTGCATTGCGTTCTCAGCTTCTGGGCTATTCGTTGCTTCCG GGTCCGAGGACAAGACGGTCCGAGTCTGGGGACTGACTTTAGGACTAGTTGTGGCTACCTTCAAACACCAGGCACCGGTTACTGCAGTCACCGCCATGTTTGACGGCCGGCGGATAGTCAGTTCCGACAGGGCTGGCGCGATCCGAGTTTGGGCAGCTGATACTGGGACTCTGATTCAGTCCGTGTGTGGACCTGGACGTTGCTTCACTGTTTCTTCTGACATGAG GTACGCTATTTGTGGAACCGGAGACAATCAACTGCGGATAGTGAGCTTGGGAGCCGGCCCCGAAGAGAAGTACCTGGTCTCACATTCTCAGGACATCACATGCCTAGTGGCTACTCCCGATTCCCGTCAACTAATCACCGGCTCCAGAGACATGAGCCTGAAAGTTTGGCAACTTGCCGGTGGCAAATTATCACAG GTGCTCGTGGGACACACCGATCACGTCACCTGTGTCGCAGTATCCGTCCTAGATAAATCCATCGTGGTATCCGGCTCCAAGGACGCCAACCTCATAGTCTGGGACATCGACACCGGCTCAGACCTCCACACCCTGAAGGGCCATTTAGGGTACATCATGTGCGTGAAGCTATCCGGAGACGGCTCTCTTGCGGCTTCCGGGAGCGAGGACAAGAGTCTGATCATTTGGGACACGAGGAAAGGCTGTCCTCTCAGCAGCATCATGCTACATGTGCCTGTGCTGGGCCTCGAAGTTGCCACGGACCTTTCTAGACTCTCTTTACATCTCCTCGAACATAAATGCATGCCTATACTCTGTTTATATAATACGCCGGCTCAGTATGTTAAGTTACCTGATTATGTGGCACCCTGGTGCGATATCAGGGACCTGAGACCTCCTGGACCAAAGAGACCTAATAAGAGGCTGCTGAAGAAGGAGGTGTCTCTGGACAGCGACACGTGGCGCAGGAAATATGGACATCTTACGTCTG GAGTGTTAAGATCATCAGTGGACGACGGTTTACAACGACGTTTTAGCGTAAGTGCATCAATGGACGAGATCAGCAAAGTCGGATTAACGAGTAGTCCTTCGGGACTCGGACCGGAACAGGCCGCCCTAGCTCAGTCGCAGCATTTCGATCAGCTGGAGGCACTTTGGAACAAGCAGTCGCCTCCTGCCAGGCCTCGTTCTCACGGTAGAACACTTTCCAAGCAGAGTTCTCTGCAGGCCACGCGAATATCCGACTCGGAGGAGGAGG GTGTACCAGACTAA